A region of Pseudarthrobacter sp. NIBRBAC000502770 DNA encodes the following proteins:
- a CDS encoding alpha-L-rhamnosidase — MTVPTRLRAEHLPEAMGLTVSAPRLSWTPPAGSTTQAAYRITASNGWDTGRQESAACAAPYTGPALDSRSRFEWRVRTWNTDEAGNETPTGWSQPMPVELGLLHATDWTAQWIGADEPAMARAGERPGYAFTKTFTLDAAPEKARAYATAHGIYELFINGRRVGDQQLTPGSTSYNTTLQVQAYDVTGLLREGANTIRAILTDGWYRGSFGYTRDADMYGTQTAFLAQLEVGSGTATQVIGTDSSWLVSATEITGADLMAGQRVDFRAHDAGSTPTGGKAPRVRAAVVRPGSFTQLAGPLAPPTRVTGELVPVSITRLPNGNQVVDFGQNLHGWIRLTQLGAPGETVALEYGEALGPDGDVTRDHLRPHDFRSPGAFLAAGQVDTVAASGAPGEVFEPRHTTHGFRYVSLQGLAADLAPADITACLVRTDMERIGTFSCSDERLNKLHGIVEWSFLGNTCDVPTDCPQREKAGWTGDWQLFVPTAAYLYDVTGFTRKWLRDVRADQWEDGVIANISPTPGPEATSAEFMAFTNGSAGWGDAIVMVPWEAYLATGDAAILAENWEAMKRWLGFVRTAAETRRHAARAAQAPFPAAHEKYLWDTGFHFGEWMEPDGPEPDLFAARTADNGIVATAYYRHTTDLMARIASILGLAGEAAALAELSASIRDAWETEYLDAAGHVTHASQANCVRALAFHLVSPVHRTTVTAQLAELIRGAGTHLGTGFLATPYLLPVLADNGELDLAYELLMQDSEPSWLAMVDRGATTVWELWNGIDGDGIPHQSLNHYSKGAVVSFLHRYTAGLRQAPGSAGWDRVVIEPRPGAGLTSASTSHQGPHGLIEVHWAVSTDPADGAVLTLTATIPAGTTAEVLLPGRPAAVVGPGHHTFLVAPGGDSTQPELMRSTL; from the coding sequence ATGACCGTCCCAACCCGGCTTCGGGCCGAACACCTGCCGGAAGCCATGGGCTTGACCGTTAGTGCACCCCGGCTCAGCTGGACGCCGCCCGCCGGCAGCACCACCCAGGCTGCGTACCGGATCACCGCCAGCAACGGCTGGGACACCGGCAGGCAGGAATCAGCCGCGTGCGCCGCCCCGTACACCGGCCCCGCGCTGGACTCCCGCAGCCGTTTCGAATGGCGCGTCCGCACCTGGAACACCGATGAAGCCGGCAACGAAACACCTACCGGCTGGTCACAGCCCATGCCTGTGGAACTGGGACTCCTGCACGCCACCGACTGGACGGCGCAGTGGATCGGCGCCGACGAACCGGCAATGGCGCGGGCGGGGGAGCGCCCCGGCTACGCCTTCACCAAGACCTTCACGCTGGACGCCGCCCCGGAGAAGGCCCGCGCCTACGCCACCGCCCACGGCATCTACGAACTCTTCATCAACGGCCGCCGCGTGGGGGACCAGCAGCTCACCCCCGGTTCCACCAGCTACAACACCACCCTCCAGGTCCAGGCCTATGACGTCACCGGCCTGCTCCGCGAGGGTGCCAACACCATCCGGGCCATCCTCACCGACGGCTGGTACCGCGGCAGCTTCGGGTACACGCGCGACGCCGACATGTACGGTACGCAAACAGCTTTCCTTGCGCAGCTCGAGGTGGGGTCCGGGACCGCCACGCAGGTCATCGGCACCGACAGCTCCTGGCTGGTGTCCGCCACGGAGATCACCGGCGCCGACCTCATGGCGGGCCAGCGGGTCGACTTCCGGGCGCACGACGCCGGGAGCACACCTACTGGAGGCAAGGCGCCCAGGGTGCGTGCCGCCGTCGTCCGCCCCGGCAGCTTCACACAGCTGGCCGGCCCCCTGGCCCCTCCCACCCGCGTGACCGGGGAACTGGTTCCCGTTTCCATCACCCGCCTGCCAAACGGCAACCAGGTGGTGGACTTCGGCCAGAACCTCCACGGCTGGATCCGCCTTACCCAACTGGGGGCGCCGGGCGAAACCGTCGCGCTGGAGTACGGCGAGGCCCTGGGGCCGGACGGTGACGTCACCCGGGACCACCTGCGGCCGCATGATTTCCGCTCACCGGGGGCCTTCCTCGCCGCCGGCCAGGTGGACACGGTCGCCGCTTCCGGGGCCCCGGGCGAAGTCTTTGAGCCCCGGCACACCACCCACGGCTTCCGGTACGTCTCCTTGCAGGGCCTCGCCGCGGACCTGGCACCGGCGGACATCACCGCCTGCCTGGTCCGGACGGACATGGAGCGCATCGGCACCTTCAGCTGCAGCGATGAGCGGCTGAACAAGCTCCACGGGATTGTGGAGTGGAGCTTCCTGGGGAACACCTGCGACGTCCCCACCGACTGCCCGCAGCGCGAGAAGGCCGGCTGGACCGGGGACTGGCAGCTGTTCGTCCCCACCGCCGCGTACCTGTACGACGTCACCGGCTTTACCCGGAAGTGGCTCCGCGACGTCCGCGCCGACCAGTGGGAGGACGGCGTCATCGCCAACATCTCGCCGACACCCGGGCCGGAGGCCACCTCGGCCGAATTCATGGCCTTCACCAACGGCTCGGCCGGCTGGGGCGACGCGATCGTGATGGTGCCGTGGGAGGCTTATCTGGCCACCGGCGATGCCGCCATCCTCGCCGAGAACTGGGAGGCGATGAAGCGCTGGCTCGGTTTCGTCCGCACGGCCGCCGAAACCCGGCGGCATGCTGCCCGCGCAGCGCAGGCGCCGTTCCCGGCCGCCCACGAGAAGTACCTGTGGGACACGGGCTTCCACTTCGGCGAATGGATGGAGCCGGACGGCCCGGAACCGGACCTGTTTGCCGCCCGCACCGCGGACAACGGCATCGTGGCCACCGCCTACTACCGGCACACCACGGACCTGATGGCACGCATCGCCTCGATCCTGGGGCTCGCCGGGGAGGCCGCCGCGCTGGCGGAACTTTCGGCAAGCATCCGGGACGCCTGGGAAACGGAATACCTCGACGCCGCCGGGCATGTCACCCACGCCAGCCAGGCCAACTGCGTCCGCGCCCTCGCCTTCCACCTTGTCAGCCCGGTACACCGCACCACCGTCACCGCGCAGCTGGCGGAACTGATCCGTGGCGCCGGCACCCACCTCGGCACCGGCTTCCTGGCCACGCCCTATCTGCTGCCCGTCCTGGCTGACAACGGCGAACTGGACCTCGCCTACGAACTGCTCATGCAGGACTCCGAACCGTCGTGGCTGGCCATGGTGGACCGCGGCGCCACCACAGTATGGGAACTCTGGAACGGCATCGACGGCGACGGCATCCCGCACCAGTCGCTCAACCATTACAGCAAGGGCGCCGTGGTGTCCTTCCTGCACAGGTACACGGCCGGGCTTCGCCAGGCACCCGGAAGCGCAGGCTGGGACCGGGTGGTCATCGAACCCCGCCCCGGCGCCGGACTCACCTCCGCATCCACCTCCCACCAGGGGCCGCACGGCCTGATCGAAGTGCATTGGGCTGTGTCGACGGACCCGGCGGACGGCGCCGTGCTGACGCTCACTGCCACGATCCCCGCCGGCACCACCGCCGAGGTGCTGCTGCCCGGCCGGCCGGCAGCCGTCGTCGGGCCCGGACACCATACTTTCCTGGTCGCACCCGGCGGGGACAGCACCCAACCTGAGCTGATGAGGAGCACACTATGA
- a CDS encoding glycoside hydrolase family 43 protein gives MGHQATVQHLRLDGIRMRDPFILEAAPGEFVLFGTSDENVWGGPATGFDCYTSRDLEHWEGPIAAFRPPAGFWADTQFWAPEVYALDGRFFMLATLATSSGARPRGVAVLASDNPTGPYQPWSDGPVTPPTQPCLDGTLHVDDGGARWLVYSRGTEGTPAGPGIRDGELYAVHLSADLRCTVGEPVLLFAASSANWTRPLRFPGGMEPPKGLNLATDPLFTDGPFLIGGAGGTLLMLWSSHGEDGYAMGLAESASGTVTGPWIQRPEPLWSSDGGHGMVLRASGGRDYLAFHWPNSTPDERVRLTEVDVSGAGIRIL, from the coding sequence ATGGGCCACCAGGCGACGGTCCAGCACCTGCGCCTCGACGGAATCCGGATGCGGGACCCGTTCATCCTGGAGGCCGCTCCCGGTGAGTTCGTCTTGTTCGGAACCAGCGATGAGAACGTGTGGGGCGGCCCCGCCACCGGCTTTGACTGCTACACCAGCCGCGACCTGGAGCACTGGGAAGGCCCCATCGCGGCGTTCCGGCCGCCGGCCGGCTTCTGGGCGGACACCCAGTTCTGGGCGCCGGAGGTGTATGCCCTGGACGGACGGTTCTTCATGCTCGCCACCTTGGCGACATCCTCCGGTGCACGTCCGCGCGGTGTTGCGGTACTCGCCTCTGACAACCCCACAGGCCCCTACCAGCCGTGGAGCGACGGGCCGGTCACCCCGCCAACCCAGCCGTGCCTGGACGGAACCCTGCATGTCGACGACGGCGGCGCCCGCTGGCTGGTTTACAGCCGCGGCACCGAGGGGACGCCGGCCGGACCGGGAATCCGGGACGGGGAACTGTACGCGGTCCACCTCTCAGCGGACCTGCGCTGCACCGTTGGAGAGCCGGTCCTCTTGTTCGCGGCGTCCTCGGCCAACTGGACCCGTCCCCTTCGTTTCCCGGGGGGCATGGAACCACCAAAGGGGCTCAACCTTGCCACGGACCCGTTGTTCACCGATGGCCCGTTCCTCATCGGCGGGGCCGGGGGCACCCTGCTGATGCTGTGGTCCAGCCACGGCGAGGACGGGTATGCCATGGGCCTCGCCGAATCGGCCAGCGGAACCGTCACAGGGCCCTGGATCCAACGTCCTGAACCCCTGTGGTCCAGCGACGGCGGCCACGGCATGGTCCTTCGCGCGTCCGGCGGCCGTGACTACCTGGCCTTTCACTGGCCGAACAGCACGCCCGACGAACGTGTGCGGCTGACCGAAGTGGACGTCAGCGGGGCGGGTATCCGGATCCTGTGA
- a CDS encoding phage tail protein, giving the protein MPYTVDFKNVSTVGLESSPVADALAGLRANEARYYKNKYDHDFTTTPAEDDPETLQYITNILSAERNLVIASKPLEVSSFEVDGLRMAYVFYESGLSINVMYGLEEGGKRAVGFKLSDGMEVPEELASSFKFARQKSKLAGTIRGSYFVIKGQYN; this is encoded by the coding sequence ATGCCGTACACCGTGGATTTCAAGAACGTCTCGACTGTTGGTTTGGAATCGTCGCCGGTTGCCGACGCGCTGGCGGGGCTGCGCGCCAACGAGGCGCGCTACTACAAGAACAAGTACGACCACGACTTCACCACCACCCCGGCGGAAGATGATCCGGAGACGCTGCAGTACATCACCAACATCCTGTCCGCGGAGCGGAATCTGGTCATCGCGTCCAAGCCCCTGGAGGTGTCATCCTTCGAGGTGGACGGCCTGCGGATGGCGTACGTCTTCTACGAATCAGGGCTGTCCATCAATGTCATGTACGGCCTCGAGGAAGGTGGCAAGCGGGCGGTTGGCTTCAAGCTTTCGGACGGCATGGAGGTGCCTGAAGAACTGGCCTCCAGCTTCAAGTTCGCCCGTCAGAAGTCCAAGCTTGCCGGCACCATCCGTGGCTCCTACTTTGTGATCAAGGGCCAGTACAACTAG
- a CDS encoding LysR family transcriptional regulator — MDMDPRRLLVLLAVARTGGVLAAADELRLTPSAVSQQITKLERETGHALMVRTPKGSVLTPAGLAMAEAGEEIERALSVARTRMESGANISGVVRLGGFTSFVRTVVIPRLPEWRSQYPQLQIHIVEDDFPALMRLLRQRQLDAVVVEHDSTTAGQLSLGAGMIEEPLLDEPWRLVVPSGALLTTENVDLGRLPVPWLGVNSSAANSAVLGRLRHSTGATIETVHQYQETLTALALVAAGEGVAIVPTLALAGVAHEGVDILDVPGLGTRRIVLRRFEGRRRSSTPVDTVARLLRESAAAFDTRSAS, encoded by the coding sequence ATGGATATGGATCCGCGCCGGCTGCTTGTGCTTCTCGCTGTTGCCCGGACGGGCGGCGTGCTGGCCGCCGCCGACGAACTGCGCCTGACGCCCTCCGCGGTGTCCCAGCAAATCACCAAGCTGGAGCGGGAAACCGGGCACGCGCTGATGGTCCGTACGCCAAAAGGGTCAGTGCTGACTCCCGCAGGCCTCGCCATGGCTGAAGCCGGCGAAGAGATTGAACGCGCCCTCAGCGTCGCCCGGACCCGGATGGAGAGCGGGGCCAACATTTCAGGCGTGGTGCGGCTGGGCGGCTTCACCAGCTTTGTCCGCACCGTGGTGATTCCCCGGCTGCCCGAGTGGCGGAGCCAGTATCCACAACTCCAGATCCACATCGTGGAGGATGATTTTCCCGCACTGATGCGGCTGCTCCGGCAGCGCCAGCTCGACGCCGTGGTGGTGGAACATGACTCCACCACCGCCGGCCAGCTTTCCCTCGGAGCCGGAATGATCGAGGAACCACTGCTGGATGAACCGTGGAGGCTGGTGGTCCCCTCCGGGGCCCTGCTCACTACCGAGAATGTTGACCTCGGCAGGCTGCCGGTTCCCTGGCTCGGAGTGAACTCATCGGCCGCCAACTCCGCGGTCCTGGGGCGGCTGCGCCATTCGACGGGCGCCACCATAGAGACGGTCCATCAGTACCAGGAGACCCTCACGGCGCTCGCGCTCGTCGCTGCCGGCGAGGGGGTTGCCATTGTGCCCACCCTGGCCCTGGCCGGAGTGGCGCATGAAGGGGTGGACATCCTTGACGTTCCCGGGCTGGGGACGCGGCGCATCGTCCTGCGGCGGTTCGAGGGGCGCCGGCGTTCCAGCACCCCGGTGGACACCGTTGCGCGGCTCCTGCGCGAATCAGCGGCGGCGTTCGACACGCGGTCCGCGTCCTGA
- a CDS encoding family 78 glycoside hydrolase catalytic domain encodes MTSTPWLAAMISPGQDFDGAPRLRKEFRLEEGHGGVVKATLRATAFGIYEACINGTQVGDDVLSPGWSAYEWRLRYRSYDVTTLVTPTSVLGVELGNGWYRGRLAWHGMANLYGSELGFFGQLDIEFADGHVQSIASDASWQAGPSATTSNDLYDGQTIDARRLHKGWAEPGYVPGADWTGVRELAFDADRLAEPVGPPVVRAGVVRPVEIFTSPSGRTLVDFGQNLVGWLRFTVQGEAGQAITVRHAEVLEAGELGVRPLRSAKATDTFILSGGLDSFEPTKTFHGFRYAEIAGWPGTLTADDVEAVVVHSDLERTGTFECSNELVNQLHRNIVWGLRGNFLDLPTDCPQRDERLGWTGDIAVFAPTAAYLYDVKGFLQDWLLDLAAEQKAANGLVPITVPDALKYCPQPPEFPAPESSALWSEASVWVPWALWEAYGDLSVLRNQYESMASHTRRVEGLLSPTGLWDSGFQFGDWLDPDAAPDQPWAAKADTGVVATACMYRTARLTAQAAGLLGRHDDEAHFEALAARVRTAFAENYVAADGTIRSDCTTVYALAIAFDILATPELREFAGTRLAELVRDNNYRVSTGFAGTPFITHALTDTGHVDEAYRLLLEEGCPSWLYPVTMGATTVWERWDSMLPDGTINPGEMTSFNHYALGAVADWMHKAIGGIRPAEPGYARVLIQPRPGEGISWARTSLKTPHGEVRVEWTLDGGAFRLEATVPAGVAADVVLPDGERHTVEGGEYHFACAPAPVLDYQASR; translated from the coding sequence ATGACTTCCACTCCTTGGCTCGCTGCCATGATTTCGCCCGGGCAGGACTTCGACGGCGCCCCGCGCCTCCGCAAGGAATTCCGGCTTGAGGAGGGCCACGGCGGCGTGGTCAAGGCGACGCTGCGGGCCACCGCCTTCGGCATCTACGAGGCCTGCATCAACGGCACGCAAGTGGGGGACGACGTCCTGAGCCCGGGCTGGAGCGCCTATGAGTGGCGGCTCCGGTACCGCAGCTATGACGTCACAACCCTGGTGACGCCCACCAGCGTGCTGGGCGTGGAACTGGGCAACGGCTGGTACCGCGGCCGGCTGGCCTGGCACGGCATGGCCAACCTCTACGGCAGTGAGCTGGGATTCTTCGGCCAGTTGGACATCGAGTTCGCGGACGGCCACGTGCAGTCGATCGCCTCCGATGCCTCCTGGCAGGCAGGCCCGTCCGCCACCACGTCTAACGACCTCTACGACGGCCAGACCATCGACGCCCGCCGCCTTCACAAGGGGTGGGCGGAGCCCGGCTATGTGCCGGGCGCTGACTGGACCGGCGTACGGGAGCTGGCGTTCGACGCCGACCGGCTTGCTGAGCCGGTCGGCCCGCCCGTGGTTCGGGCCGGCGTCGTGCGTCCCGTGGAAATCTTCACGTCTCCCTCCGGCCGTACCCTGGTGGACTTCGGCCAGAACCTGGTGGGCTGGCTCCGGTTTACCGTGCAGGGCGAGGCCGGGCAGGCCATCACCGTGCGGCACGCCGAGGTCCTCGAAGCCGGAGAGCTGGGCGTCCGGCCCCTGCGGTCAGCCAAGGCCACGGACACTTTCATCCTCTCCGGCGGCCTGGACTCCTTCGAGCCCACCAAGACCTTCCATGGCTTCCGCTACGCCGAGATCGCCGGCTGGCCGGGAACACTGACCGCGGATGACGTTGAGGCCGTGGTGGTCCACTCCGACCTGGAACGCACCGGCACCTTCGAATGCTCCAACGAGCTGGTGAACCAGTTGCACCGCAACATCGTCTGGGGCCTGCGCGGCAACTTCCTGGACCTGCCCACTGACTGCCCGCAGCGCGACGAACGGCTGGGCTGGACTGGCGACATCGCCGTGTTCGCCCCCACTGCGGCGTATCTGTACGACGTCAAGGGCTTCCTGCAGGACTGGCTCCTGGACCTTGCCGCCGAGCAGAAGGCCGCGAACGGTCTGGTGCCCATCACCGTGCCCGATGCCCTGAAATACTGCCCGCAGCCGCCCGAATTCCCGGCTCCGGAATCGTCCGCCCTGTGGAGTGAAGCCTCCGTGTGGGTGCCATGGGCACTCTGGGAGGCCTACGGGGACCTCAGCGTGCTGCGGAACCAGTACGAGTCGATGGCCTCGCACACCCGCCGGGTGGAGGGGCTGCTCTCGCCCACGGGCCTGTGGGACTCCGGCTTCCAGTTCGGCGACTGGCTGGACCCCGACGCCGCGCCGGACCAGCCATGGGCGGCCAAGGCGGACACCGGCGTGGTGGCCACCGCATGCATGTACCGCACCGCGCGCCTAACCGCCCAGGCTGCCGGGCTGCTGGGCAGGCACGACGACGAGGCCCACTTCGAGGCGCTCGCCGCCCGGGTGCGTACCGCCTTCGCCGAGAACTACGTCGCTGCCGACGGCACCATCCGCAGCGACTGCACCACGGTCTACGCGCTGGCTATCGCCTTCGACATCCTGGCCACCCCGGAGCTGCGGGAGTTCGCCGGGACCCGCCTGGCGGAACTGGTGCGGGACAACAACTACCGGGTGTCCACCGGATTCGCGGGAACGCCGTTCATCACCCACGCACTCACCGACACCGGACATGTGGACGAGGCCTACCGCCTGTTGCTGGAGGAGGGCTGCCCGTCCTGGTTGTACCCGGTGACCATGGGTGCCACCACCGTTTGGGAACGCTGGGATTCCATGCTCCCTGACGGCACCATCAACCCCGGCGAAATGACCAGCTTCAACCACTACGCCCTGGGTGCGGTGGCGGACTGGATGCACAAGGCCATTGGGGGCATCCGGCCCGCCGAACCCGGCTACGCGCGCGTACTGATCCAGCCGCGGCCGGGGGAGGGGATCAGCTGGGCCAGGACGTCCCTGAAGACCCCGCACGGTGAGGTCCGGGTGGAATGGACGCTCGACGGCGGTGCGTTCCGTCTGGAGGCGACCGTCCCTGCCGGGGTGGCGGCCGACGTCGTGCTTCCGGACGGCGAGCGGCACACGGTTGAGGGCGGCGAGTACCACTTTGCCTGCGCACCGGCACCTGTGCTCGATTACCAGGCGAGCCGCTGA
- a CDS encoding IclR family transcriptional regulator, with amino-acid sequence MIATPETDTPPARGKRPKQGEPVIDRALSLLAVFSDRRRALTLSELARHADMPAPTALRLIARLVAWGALERLDDGRYVVGVRLWEVASLSPRGHGVREIALPYLEDLFEVTRHHVLLAVRDNEQAVLIERLSGKDATEVAYRVGGRAPLRSTAIGLVLLAGADQQFQETILKRPPENEPGVPEMPEGQLRRTLSDVRRTGIAMIRRTVPSRTVSVASPIFDAQGTVVASLSIVVPDGATPPNVLAPAVRAAARAVSRNMGFQAQASSGLWTHSRG; translated from the coding sequence ATGATTGCCACTCCGGAAACGGACACCCCGCCTGCGCGCGGAAAGCGGCCCAAACAGGGCGAACCCGTCATCGACCGCGCGCTGAGCCTGCTCGCCGTCTTCTCGGACCGGCGCCGCGCGCTGACCCTGTCCGAGCTGGCCCGCCACGCGGACATGCCCGCGCCCACTGCGCTGCGCCTGATCGCCCGGTTGGTGGCGTGGGGCGCGTTGGAAAGGCTCGACGACGGCCGGTACGTGGTGGGGGTCCGGCTGTGGGAAGTGGCTTCCCTGTCTCCGCGCGGGCACGGTGTGCGGGAAATTGCGCTTCCCTACCTTGAGGACCTGTTCGAGGTCACCCGGCACCATGTCCTGCTCGCAGTCCGGGACAACGAGCAGGCGGTGCTGATTGAGCGGCTGTCCGGGAAGGACGCCACCGAGGTCGCCTACCGGGTGGGCGGCCGGGCGCCGCTTCGCTCAACGGCCATCGGATTGGTGCTGCTCGCAGGAGCGGACCAGCAGTTCCAGGAGACCATCCTGAAACGCCCTCCGGAGAACGAGCCCGGCGTGCCCGAAATGCCGGAGGGGCAGCTGCGCCGGACACTCTCCGACGTGCGGCGGACCGGCATCGCCATGATCCGCCGGACCGTCCCGTCCCGGACGGTCTCCGTGGCCTCGCCCATCTTCGATGCGCAGGGCACCGTGGTGGCCTCGCTGTCGATTGTGGTTCCGGACGGTGCCACGCCGCCCAACGTCCTTGCCCCGGCGGTCCGTGCCGCCGCCCGCGCGGTGTCCCGGAACATGGGCTTCCAGGCCCAGGCAAGCTCCGGCTTGTGGACCCACTCCCGGGGGTAG
- a CDS encoding cation:proton antiporter, translating into MSFFQLSLIAAVALLGPLLAFPRTWHLPMVLGQLLAGIAIGRTGLGLVDSSDPTFTFVADVGFALIMFVAGTHVPVRDKALRPALGGGALRAAIAAVLAAGVGILIAFAFGTGHAPLYIVLLASSSAALVLPIVDSLQLTGPKVLTTTAQVAVADIACIVALPLAVDPPNAPRAAMGASAVAACSVLLFFLLRWLERSGTRGRVHDVSEERKFALELRIQLALLFALSGLAVAGHVSIMLAGFSFGLVVAAVGEPRRLAHQLFAVSDGFLGPVFFVWLGASLDLRALAGTPGMVLLGICLGAGTLLVHGSLRLLGQPLPLAVLSASQLGVPVAAATIGSQLDLLEPGEASALILGALITIGASAAAGSRAARTFARNAPAPAK; encoded by the coding sequence GTGTCGTTCTTCCAGCTTTCGCTGATTGCCGCCGTCGCGCTCCTCGGGCCCCTGCTGGCGTTTCCCCGGACCTGGCACCTTCCCATGGTGCTGGGGCAACTGCTCGCGGGCATCGCCATCGGCCGAACCGGCCTGGGCCTGGTGGACTCCTCGGACCCGACGTTCACGTTCGTTGCGGACGTCGGATTCGCCCTCATCATGTTCGTCGCCGGAACGCATGTGCCGGTGCGGGACAAGGCCCTCCGCCCTGCCCTGGGCGGCGGCGCCCTGCGGGCCGCCATCGCAGCGGTCCTCGCGGCCGGCGTCGGAATCCTCATCGCCTTCGCCTTCGGCACCGGGCACGCACCGCTCTACATAGTGCTGCTCGCCTCCTCCTCGGCGGCCCTTGTCCTGCCCATCGTCGACTCCCTGCAGCTGACGGGACCAAAGGTCCTTACGACGACGGCGCAGGTGGCGGTGGCGGACATCGCCTGCATCGTGGCGCTTCCACTCGCCGTGGACCCGCCCAACGCGCCGAGGGCAGCGATGGGGGCCTCCGCCGTCGCAGCCTGCTCCGTGCTGCTCTTCTTCCTGCTGCGCTGGCTGGAGCGCAGCGGCACCCGCGGGCGGGTGCACGACGTGTCCGAGGAGCGGAAGTTCGCCCTGGAACTGCGGATCCAGCTTGCGCTGCTCTTCGCATTGTCCGGGCTTGCCGTCGCAGGGCACGTGTCCATCATGCTTGCCGGATTCTCCTTCGGACTGGTGGTGGCGGCGGTGGGTGAACCCCGGCGCCTGGCGCACCAGCTCTTCGCGGTCAGCGACGGTTTCCTGGGGCCGGTGTTCTTTGTGTGGCTGGGCGCATCGCTGGACCTGCGTGCGCTGGCCGGCACGCCGGGCATGGTGCTCCTCGGGATCTGCCTCGGGGCCGGCACCCTCCTGGTCCACGGCAGCCTGCGCCTGCTGGGCCAGCCGCTGCCGCTCGCCGTGCTGTCCGCATCCCAACTGGGCGTGCCCGTTGCCGCTGCCACCATCGGCTCCCAGTTGGACCTGCTGGAACCGGGGGAAGCCTCGGCGTTGATCCTGGGGGCGCTCATCACCATCGGGGCAAGTGCGGCGGCCGGTTCACGGGCTGCCCGCACCTTCGCCCGGAACGCCCCGGCGCCCGCTAAATAG
- a CDS encoding glycoside hydrolase family 43 protein produces the protein MNSNPILSGFNPDPSIATSPEGYYVVTSSFEYLPGLPVYHSPDLERWQLVGHVATREEQVRIANVPTPGGVWAPTLRYRDGLFYLIVSVFLGGRGCVVFTATDPAGPWSDGTVIEAVDGIDPDLAWDDDGTAYVTFARHPDAIQQVRVDLETGEALEQPRALWSGSGLYSPEGPHLYRRGDWWYLLAAEGGTDRGHAVTVARSRHPEGPFESAPHNPILTAAGTGSPVQNTGHADLVDLPDGGTAMVLLGVRPLGLAKSFSPLGRETFLTAVDWADGWPHARLPRVTGGRPEECEYDFSNGAGLEDPQWIGVRRVPAEFSAPTSKGLLLTGEGNTMGSGRPCFLAQRQRHLGMEFRAVLDVAAGAGGIAVRNAEDNWFGIEAAQDGGSVRITARAVVAGFDRTWETTVPSGDVELAIVASPPPSDFSAGAVGGDRIRLLVRSSGPGRNPDDELLTELDGRHWAFETAKGFTGRAFGVFAVDGEVLVRRLSYRGKD, from the coding sequence ATGAACTCCAACCCCATCCTTTCGGGCTTCAACCCTGACCCGAGCATCGCCACCAGCCCGGAGGGCTACTACGTGGTCACTTCGTCCTTCGAATACCTGCCCGGCCTGCCGGTCTATCACAGCCCGGACTTGGAACGCTGGCAACTTGTGGGCCACGTGGCCACGAGGGAGGAGCAGGTACGGATCGCCAACGTTCCCACGCCGGGAGGCGTGTGGGCGCCGACCCTCCGCTACCGGGATGGGCTGTTCTACCTGATCGTCTCCGTCTTCCTCGGCGGGCGGGGCTGCGTGGTGTTCACGGCCACCGACCCGGCCGGCCCGTGGAGCGACGGCACCGTCATCGAAGCGGTGGACGGCATCGACCCCGACCTCGCCTGGGACGACGACGGAACTGCGTACGTGACCTTTGCCCGCCACCCTGACGCGATCCAGCAGGTCCGGGTGGACCTCGAGACCGGGGAAGCCCTCGAACAGCCGCGGGCACTGTGGTCCGGCAGCGGACTTTACTCACCCGAAGGACCGCACCTCTACCGGCGCGGTGACTGGTGGTACCTGCTGGCCGCGGAAGGCGGAACGGACCGCGGCCACGCCGTCACAGTGGCCCGCTCGCGGCACCCGGAAGGCCCGTTCGAATCCGCGCCGCATAATCCCATCCTTACCGCCGCGGGAACCGGTTCGCCCGTCCAGAACACCGGGCACGCAGACCTCGTTGACCTGCCCGACGGCGGAACGGCCATGGTCCTGCTCGGCGTCCGCCCGCTGGGGCTGGCGAAGTCTTTCTCGCCCTTGGGCCGGGAGACGTTCCTGACCGCAGTGGACTGGGCCGACGGCTGGCCGCATGCGCGGCTTCCCCGTGTGACAGGGGGCCGGCCCGAGGAGTGTGAGTATGACTTCAGCAACGGCGCCGGGCTGGAGGACCCGCAATGGATCGGCGTGCGCAGGGTACCGGCGGAGTTCTCCGCCCCCACCTCCAAGGGGCTCCTGCTCACGGGCGAAGGCAACACCATGGGCTCGGGCCGGCCTTGTTTCCTGGCCCAACGCCAGCGCCACCTCGGGATGGAATTCAGGGCCGTGCTTGACGTCGCCGCCGGCGCGGGCGGCATCGCCGTGCGGAACGCCGAGGACAACTGGTTCGGCATCGAAGCCGCCCAGGACGGCGGATCTGTCCGGATCACGGCGCGCGCCGTCGTCGCAGGCTTTGACCGCACCTGGGAAACAACGGTTCCGTCCGGAGACGTTGAACTTGCCATCGTGGCCAGCCCGCCGCCGTCGGACTTCAGCGCCGGTGCCGTGGGCGGCGACAGGATCCGCCTCCTGGTCCGGTCCTCCGGGCCCGGCCGCAACCCGGACGATGAGCTGCTCACCGAGCTCGATGGCAGGCATTGGGCTTTCGAGACCGCCAAGGGCTTCACCGGCCGGGCCTTCGGCGTCTTCGCTGTGGACGGCGAGGTCCTGGTCCGCCGGCTTTCCTACCGCGGCAAGGACTGA